The region CGATGACGACGTACCTGATCGATCTCGCATGGACATACGAGCTTAGTTACTTACTGCCTATGATCAACGAGCTAGCTAGAGCTAGCATTTCTTGTTCCCCTACATTAATTTCACTGTTAAATAAGAAACTGGTTGACTAGCTACAGCTTGCTCGTAGCTAGCTACAACCAACTAGTAATTAACGTACTCGTCCGTTGCGTGCACATTATCCTAGTTAATTTGTGGATTAATCAAGGTGATCATCGTTCGTAGCATTTGGAGTAATCAAGGTGATCATCGTCCACAACCCCTTCTTATGCTCGTGCTTACTCCCGCGCACGCCCATGGTGAGGtcaggcggcggcagcggccacgCCACCACCAAAACCCGACAAaacaagcagcagcatcacCGCCAAGAACCGCGCCCACGACACGGCCACCGCCACGTCGCCACCCTAgctcaccggtcgtcgcccaCCATCCGCGGCTCGTCGCCACCCCAGCTCACTGGTTGTCACCCCCGCTGCCCCAGGCCACCGCGCGCCCTGCTGCTACCCAACGCGCCGGTCGTCGCCTCCACCGTCGTTCGCCATCCGCGCCCACCGCCGTCCACCGGAGAGCAGAGTGATAGATGCACGCGAAAGggaggaagaaaagagagaggagaggaagagagaaaaaaattaaaataacttgacatgtgggacctactagacgccacgtcagcaaaaccggtcaaaaaaaatagtcaatacTACCGAGGGATCTTCTTTGAACGTAATATTTCGGTTAAAggacgaaaaataaacttagctTCAAATTCAGGTTTAGGGAGAACGGCGAAAGCGTGGGTAGCAGTAGCAGATCGCGACACTCATCCGCCGTCGTGCTGGCTGGGCCCAGTCCGTGCTATACGGCCCAATTTTGGTTGGGCAGGATCAATGAGCCCAACCAGGCCCACTATAAGCCCAATCAAGTGGTCCAGTCCAGTATCACCAAATGAGGCCCATATATGAAATGGGCCAACCTAATTAGGAGCCCAAAGGCCTATAGAAACACACGGGCCCgcggctctctctctctctctcggcccGTCTCCCTCCGCTCCGCTAAGCtcgacgccggccgccgcgcagcACGCCATGGagccggacggcggcggcgacgacgacgacgactacaTGGGGGACCTGTCCCACTTCCTCCCGCCGAGCCCTTCCTCCCCTTCGAGGAGCCTCGGGAGGAGGAAGCAACCaccggcggcgcaggcgcaggcgcgCGGGCAGGGGCAGGGGCAGGGGCAGGGGAAGCGCGCGAAGGGGGTGCCGTGGcaggagaggcggcggcgggaccgGGAGAGGAAGCAACGTGAGGAGGACGAGCGCACGATGGCCGGGCTCGCGGAGGCCATACCGGAGAGCAACGTGGGGTTCAGGCTGCTGAAGCAGATGGGGTACGACCCGGCggccgctggcggcggcgccgccgagccggtCGGCATCGAGATCCGCCGCTCCCGGGCCGGGCTTGGCGCTgaaccggcggtggcggtggctccgccgccgccgccgcggcagccgtcggcggaggtggcggagggggagaggaggcgggtgGAGGAGATGGCGGTTGAGCTGAGGGCGAGGCAGAGCACGCAGTGGAGGAGCCGGAGGGTGGTGCGGGACTACCGGAAGGCCGAGGCCGCGCTCGCGCAGCTGGAGAACCGGGAGgtggcgccgccaccgccggagggggaggagaaggagaagacagcagaggaagaggaagtgATCACTGAAGAGGTAACTTTGCTCGGTTGCTTAATTCATTCACTCATTCTGAGTGCCGAATTACTCTTTGTAGGAAGCATTGTTCAAATGTGACGCACAATATTAGTCatcttaattataaaactgaaACCAGAAGAAGGTTTTTGAAGGTTGCAATTTGCCAAATAAACTGTGAATTGATTTTGCCAATGAAGCAGTGAAGCTTAATAACTGCAGCAGAGCAGACACGGTTCATTGGATGTACTACCGAATATGGGCTTTGGGATAGACCACTATGCTCATTTAAGTTTCCATTTGCATTAGTTACAAGCACATAACTTCAAATATTCTACTACATAgaataaataattacatagtGAATATGGTCTTTGGGATAGACCACTATACTCACCTTAAAGGTTCCATTTGGATTTGTCACAAGCACATAGCTTCAATAGTATATAATCTTCACTTGTGCATTATGGTATAGTTTTTCATTGTCATGAGCATGTGTATCCGTAATGCAATTGTGTACTTAGctatatttgttttctacAAAGGGTTAATCACAAATGCTTATGGGGTAGTACTCAATTGCGTTTACCCAATTGAAAATTCATAATGTTTTCTACTGGTTACATCCATATTCTATTGTGACGATGGAAGTGCTCGGATTGAATTATTAATTCTTATGTTTACCCTATGCATTCCTGCGCATTCTTGTCTAGACCTCCCTTTTATCTAAGAAATGCAAAACTGCAAGCTTTGTTGAAGGAACGAGATTAATGTGTGCTTATTCTTGCAGGATTTGCAAAACATATTGGCTAAGTTGCGCGGTGAACACTACTATTGCCTTTATTGTGGTTGCAAGGTTAGCTTCATTCTGGAAACTAGTGAGCTTTTTTGGGATAATATACATACTTTATTTTGATCTCGTTAGAACTAATGGCGCTGTTTCTTTGGAAGTTCAAGATAACATGAGCACTTATACAGCTCTAGTGTCTATGTGCACTCTCCCCAGTCCCCACCCTTGGATTGCATTATTGTTGGGAATCTAAGATTACACTTTCCTGTTGGGTCTTTGGTTTTCTCTGCATTTTAAATAGGGTGatcttttatagtagtagtagcatcTTCCGTGCTTTTACAACTGAGCGTCTTGTCCCCTTTTCAGTATGAATCAGCAGAAGCATTGGCAAATGAATGCCCTGGGCCAAATGAAGACGAACATTAATTCACTATGTCAGGGGCGACAAAGAATGGTCCTTGTTACCACAGTCCACAGGTGATGATTCTATAAGTACAGGAATCTTGTTCAGTGATGATTTGCATACTTCTTTGGATACCTGTTGTAGGAGTATTTGTACTTCCTCCTTCCAGAAATAACTTCATCTTTGTCATCTCTTCCTTCCAGAAATAACTTCATCTTTGTCATCTCTTGTTTGtcacaaaataagtttatctttAAGTAATCATTATATTGGAGTTTACGAAAGTAGAGAATAAATGCATTGGAACTACCCCTCCATCCCACTATAAGTGTATTTCTAGCACAGTAGAGGCAAATTAGTTGCATATTAAATAAGGAAATTATATGGAGTGTGAGAATTATATGGAGTGTGAGATATGTTGGGGTAAAATGGATAGAAATTTGAATATGATATGATTGATGAGACAACTAGTATTTCTCGAATGCACTAGATAAAGTGAGGGACAACTACATTGGGATTTGATAGTGGACAATATTTTAGTCCTTTTGTTTTAGGAAATGCTCTGGGACAGGGTCTCGTTTCGATCAGTGGAAGGGTATGTGCCCAGCCCCGCAATGCGTGTGAGCGATGAGTATTTCTTCACCAGGGCTACCGTCCGTCCGTGAGTGGACAATATTATGCAGGATGTCCAAGTACTATAAACGATATGTTGGGACTTATACTGGCAAATCTCCTTTCAGTATCACTTCTCAAGAATTGATGAAGATTCTCTTATGGCGGTTTAAAGCTACGAGGGTGGAACTGGTCAACTGGACTTCAGGAAGAGTTTACAGTTCTGCATATGGTATGCTATGCTACTCCATGCAGAAGGCTTCAAGGGAGTCCCTGCTACTGCCCTAGAGAAGTCCAAATCAAGGTGTCTCTCCTCCTGGCTGTGTAAATCCTCCCGGGGATGTAGAGGCCAGGTTTCTtttaatccattatctaaaaaaagtctatttttttcacagtGAAAACAGAAGATTTTTGTCGATGGTGAAGAAACAAGTGATCTGCAACATATGACATTGATAAGCAGATGGCGACAAGCAATTCCAATCACGGTGATTCACCTGATGCTGGAATCTATCTATAGTGCAATGATAGTAACAATTGAGTCTATCTTGCAGATGGCTACAGCACTGTTTAGCATGATGTCAAACAAGCAATTCCAATCACGGCGATAACTTTTCAAGTTCGTACTGTGTAAAGGATGGCACTGCTATTTCTGGTTTTAACAATCCATCATACACCAGTGCAAGGATAGTTTTACAATTGTATCAATCTTGCATGTGAATTTAAGATCCATGATCACTGTTTGTTGATCACAGGCTAGCGAACATGTTGCTACAGCACTGTTTAGCATGATGTCAATTATGTTGCAATGGCTGCATCAGTGGCACAGTATGTGTCCTCTATGGCCATTTATGTGCTCCGTTCTAAGGTGGGCTCTCTCGATCTGTCGGGACATGGAGGTGCCTTGTCTGCTGACAGAAAATTTTTCAGTGCTCACGAGTCACAGCCAAAAGGTGACGAATCAATTGGGACGAAATTTGAAGCAACAACCCAGCAAACAGTGACTGATAAACGAGAGATGCTTGCTACAAATTCCATGGCGGTATCTATCTCGTCACAAAGCCagtgataatttttttttgtctggaATATATCACTGTTCTCCACTTGTCTGCAAATCTgaacctcttttttttaaaaaaaaaaagtttggagtGAAGAAGCTGCCAAGATAGATAATCAAAGGCATCAACAGAACATCACTGGTGCAGAGAGCATGCTGCAAATCCACGCTGTGAATGTGGTGTCACTTTACACCAACAGACGCCCTTCGAACTGATTCTTTGCTACAAATCCACAATGCTCAGCAGATCTGCACAAGACATCAGGTATACAAATTCTACAAATTCTGAAGTACTACTTGGCTTGATGCATGAAGCTATGGAAGCAAGTTTTGGTTTCAATATGACCCTTCGTCTATCACCTGGAAGGCTGGAAAAAGATTCAGGATGAACAGCACAAGGGAATTAACATAACACATCGAGTAAAAGTCCTCGACAATACGGCACAACACTGATACTTAAAGATCCATGGAGGTTTTACATAGATGCGACACAGCAGTAGAGTTCATGGGCACAATATTGTTCATCATAGGGAGATCAGATTAATCGCCTGTGGCCTTAGAATTTTCCTTTCCTTACCGGAAATGAAAATGTAAAACAAAATGAGGGCAGGCAGCATGAGGTTCTTTCAGTTCCATGACGGATGGCAGCTGGAACAGCCTCTACAGAGACCAGTCCATTGTGTTGCTGCCTTGATCGAAGGTGCTGCCAGAGCCAGGATCGATGCGCGGTGCCGGGGCTGGGCCGTTCCCCTGCAGAGCAAGCTCGAGCTCACCGGAGAACTGGGCATGATGGCTAGGGCCAGGGTGCACTCCATCAAGCGAGACCTCATGTGGTAGCTGGTGCGGCATGCTCCGACCACCGCCTTCATGGCCCCGAGAGCCTGCCCAGGGGCTAGGCGCCATGTAGCTACTGGCCATGGCGGAGGGTGCCACCGGGTTGCCATCAAAGCTGGCAGTAGTGGACATGGCGGCAGCACGGTTATGGCTGGCAGCGGCACGGTGGGTAGCAGCATCCCATGGCTGAGTTGAcagaagagagagagcacAGCTCGAGTCGGTCGCAGCGCCGACCCCTGTGAAAGATCCACCTGGAGGGAGACTTGGGCCAGAGAACACCGGTGGCCCTGACGAAGAGCTGCCTTGGCTGTTGTATGCATGGGCGCCATATCCTGCAACTGCACTGGAGTGAGGATGAGTTAGGTTCCCATGCCACTGGATACCACCAGCAACCCGATCGCCTGGTCGAATTGCTGTCCATGCATCCCTTACACTGCTTGGAACCCTTGGGTATGAGAAATCCAACGTAAAGCTTCTGAACCTGCGATGCTCTTCTGGAACAGTGATTGCAATAAACACCACATCAGCGAATATGCAACCAGAAGTTACCAGCAAACACGCAAGATGTAAAGAAAACAAGAGCCTGTGATGCTACCACCGAGTGATGCAGCAATCCGACCATAGCGTGATGCCAGAGGCATCTGTGGCCTCCTCCGGCGCTCATTGTGACCTGCAAGGCGTCTGCGGCAGCTGCGTTTTCCTTGGTCAAATTCAGGCAAAAGGTGGAACCTGTCATATTATGTGAACAGATCATTGGCAAATTGATTCTGAATCAAATTCACTGCTGATGTGTTGTGACTGAGTTTTTGGGGCAACAAAAGTTACGGCATCCAAATTTGGCTGTCGGCCCAAACGGCAAAACGAGGATGGTAAACAAAGTACATTAATCAGGGGGCTCATCGCAACAACTTCCTCAGCAAAAGGATAACAAGCAAAGGTTACCAACAAGGCTGAGTCTGTccaattaacttttatatgattattatcCTAATAGATATACATGATGCAAGCCAAACATAGTGTAGCTCAGGTCAATAGGCAGCTCATGCTAACTCAGAACAATATTTCTGTTCATCCAAAGATGGTACCTATGGTTATACTCATTTAAAAGGACTCTAATGACAGAGGCAGTGAATCTACCACCCCCTACTACTGTTGTAGCTTTTTACATATTACCCCTTAAACTTCTTCATATTACATaacaaaagataaagataaatggatagccacatataaaattaaattaacatgAGTATTAACCAATAGCAAAAAGGTATGCACatatttcatggaaaatatgcttttatttattttaggcaaCATCATGATATTTTATTCCTGTAATTAGTTACTATAAATACCATCAAGGTAAAGCAGCAGCTCTACTAGTACCTTTCATAATTACACCCATAAATCAACACTGCCAttcctaacaaaaaaaaaagggcaccATGTGGAAGCAAGAGTGTAATCATTCATGGAGATGTGAGATGTCGGGCCTAAAATAACAGTACACGATCACTAGATGGTTACCCATTTAATTGGACAGCAGGTGTCCCACACATCAAAGTGTTAATGCTCCATCTGGTTTTATTATAATGATGCATTATGCCGGCAGATTGTGACACACTGAACAGCTCAACTATAAAatcttgacttttttttatgaattccTATTGGGAAAATCTGGCCACTAATGGAAATGGCAGTAACctcaaaaaacaaaagtgTGAACTAACTGAGTCTCTAGATAATTACTACAAAGACCCCATATATATCTCTAGAaacataaaatgtttattttggtCTGGAAAAGGGGAACTGGTATGAAGTAGTACAagacaaatatgcaaaacagAATTAATAGTGCTCCATATTCTCTATGTTTCACTTGCTTCCCTCTCATCCTACTAAGGGCCCGTTTGGGGAGTTTTAGATTTTAAGAAGCAGCTATTTGGTagtcagcttctgagaatctagaaaagctcctaaacccagcttctccataTTCTaaattcttagttcatttttcacaatctgtaactacagattctcagaagctgtgaacCGTTTGAGGCAACTTATGACAAAAGCAGCTTATGGGAAAAGCTGCAGATGAGAAAAGCTCCCTCAAACAGACCCTAAGTAcatagtaaaaaattaatgcaTATCATACAGTCCAAGCTATCCATAGACTATTACCAGAGGTGCAGATTACAAAACAGGCATTCTTGTCAGCTAATGAGACAAACTATTAAATAAAACTAGCAAATGCACAGAAGTGGAATAAATAGCTTATGAACCACTGGTGAGGCGTTTGAACTTGACTATGCTACTATAAGGATCTAGTAGTACGGAGTACTAGTAGATAACTGAACATTGAGCAAGTGTTCGAGTCACAAAGCATATACCATTAATATACTAGTAGTAGATACTAGCAGCTTGcaacacacatacacacacacaaacacaaggAAGAAAAGCAACATCTTTAGCCAACATGTTTCTCTGATTATCTCCCATACTTACCTTGGCCATTGGAAAGCTTGCAACATCAACGAAAATTTTGATAGCTAATGGCTAATTATATACTACTAGCACTAGCAGTACATAACAGTGACTCTTAACACAGAGGAATCTTATGCAAAGcagaggcaggcaggcaggcaggcaagTCACATCACTCAACCATATAGTATAAAAAGGAGGATCCCTCATCAACCTACCACCAACTTGAAAAAATCTCATAAGCTCCACtgaaaatatgcatataataGTTGTATATGGCAACTAGCAGCACAAccaaagataaaaatagatgaggTGCAGAAAGTTTCAGAAAGTTGAAAGCAGCTGTTTTTAGCAGGAAGGCCCCCACACAACACCAAGCTAGTACACTCAACTTGCTAAGCTTAGTTAGTGTTAGTTGACAGCGCATCTAATGTGGCTATACTGCCATAAACCTTAAAACCTAAAACAAGTAGAgtagcaacaacaacaacaacatcatAAGAACCCAAAAGCATGAGATTGACTCGGAGACAAAAATGGCACACCAAGAACAAGACGTGTAAACAAGAACATGCCAGGAGCAAATTTGTTTCAAGCATTGCATGCagcaagaagagagagagagagagagagagagatggcaatggcgagtgggggtggtggtgacCTGCTGCACTGCTGGCAGAAGCGCTGCTcgaggccggcgacgacgacgcggggGGCCTTGGAGTGCATGAAGCACACCTTGTGGCGGCAGTAGTAGTTCTTGATCCCGCTCAGATCCGCGTTGCAGCCCTCCACCTGGCagcggggcgggggcggcggcggcgccgccggagcggCCACGCCCTTCCCCTTGTTCctgccccctccgccgccgcggccaccacccgccgccgccgccttggacgacgacggcgcgctcGCGCTGCCACTGCTGGCACTGCCACTGCCACCGTcaccgctgccgctgccgcctccctcccccgccgccgccgcgccggcgtccTCGAAGTAGATCTTCTTGCCGAACTTGAGCCCATGCAGCTGGCGGTGGTGGtcgtcccctccgccgccactccctcctccggcgcctccgcctcctcctccgctcgctATCTCCATCGCCAGAGAGCCGCAGCGCGCGTCCCGCGCCTTTCTTGGCTTCTTGCCCCCGGCCGGCTCCGTCCggtctccccctcctcctctctctcctcctcgagagagggagagaggaaagagaCGGACGGAAAGGTGGCGAAGGCGAGCGACTCCCCCGGCcactaaaaaagaaaagaaaaaacacccAACCCTGTCTCCTCCTTCctcacacgcgcgcgcgcgccaccac is a window of Oryza brachyantha chromosome 8, ObraRS2, whole genome shotgun sequence DNA encoding:
- the LOC121055155 gene encoding G patch domain-containing protein 11; translation: MEPDGGGDDDDDYMGDLSHFLPPSPSSPSRSLGRRKQPPAAQAQARGQGQGQGQGKRAKGVPWQERRRRDRERKQREEDERTMAGLAEAIPESNVGFRLLKQMGYDPAAAGGGAAEPVGIEIRRSRAGLGAEPAVAVAPPPPPRQPSAEVAEGERRRVEEMAVELRARQSTQWRSRRVVRDYRKAEAALAQLENREVAPPPPEGEEKEKTAEEEEVITEEDLQNILAKLRGEHYYCLYCGCKYESAEALANECPGPNEDEH
- the LOC102716062 gene encoding squamosa promoter-binding-like protein 14 codes for the protein MEIASGGGGGGAGGGSGGGGDDHHRQLHGLKFGKKIYFEDAGAAAAGEGGGSGSGDGGSGSASSGSASAPSSSKAAAAGGGRGGGGGRNKGKGVAAPAAPPPPPPRCQVEGCNADLSGIKNYYCRHKVCFMHSKAPRVVVAGLEQRFCQQCSRFHLLPEFDQGKRSCRRRLAGHNERRRRPQMPLASRYGRIAASLGEEHRRFRSFTLDFSYPRVPSSVRDAWTAIRPGDRVAGGIQWHGNLTHPHSSAVAGYGAHAYNSQGSSSSGPPVFSGPSLPPGGSFTGVGAATDSSCALSLLSTQPWDAATHRAAASHNRAAAMSTTASFDGNPVAPSAMASSYMAPSPWAGSRGHEGGGRSMPHQLPHEVSLDGVHPGPSHHAQFSGELELALQGNGPAPAPRIDPGSGSTFDQGSNTMDWSL